From the Longimicrobium sp. genome, the window GAGCGCTGCCCCTCGTAGGCCTTCCGCTGGTCGGGGTAGGGGAGGCTCCCCAGGAACAGGTCGATGGAGTCGTCTTCCACGACCGCCAGGGCGGCCTCCGCCTCCCCCCAGAGCATCACCCCCTGCTCGGTCACGAACACCTGCACCACCACGCCGGGGAGCGCGTTGTGCAGGGCACGCTCGCCGCGGTCCGTGAGCTCCCACACGCCGCTCTCGGGTGCGTGCGCCAGCCTCGCCGCCCGGGCGAGCTGGTGCACCCAGCGCACGTGCCGCCCCCACTCGTTCACCTGCGGCCCGGCGGCCCCGGCCCGCACGCGGCGGGTCCGCTGCTCCTCGTCGAGCCCCGCGGCGTCGGCGAGCCGCGCGCGCACGGTGGCGCTCGTCGCGGCGCCGCCGGCGTCGGCGAGCACCTGGAGGAACGGGAAGAGCAGCGCCCCCTGCGAGGGGAGCTTCTTGGCCTCGGACATGGCTGGAACGCGTGGATGGGGCGCGCGGAAGCGTGCCCGGGCCGACGCGGGCCCGGGCACGGGGATGGACGCCGCGCGTCAGTTGAGGAGCCGGAGCGGCATCACCAGCATCTCCGTCGAGATGCCGTCCTCGTCCTCCACGGGGCGGAGCATGGCCGCCCGCTCGGGGGCCTTGAAGCTCATCCGCACCTCGCCGGCGGGGAGGTAGCGCAGGAGCTCCAGCAGGTACTGGGCGTTGAAGCCGATCTCCAGCGGGTCGCCCTGGTAGTCCACGGGCACGTCCTCGTGCGCCGCGCCGAGGTCCGGGGTCTCCACCGAGACGCGCAGCATCGGCCCGCCGAGGGAGAAGCGGATGCGGTGCGTCTGCTCGCTGGCGACGATGGCCATGCGCCGCACCGCCGCGCTGAGCGCGCCCCGGTCCGCGATCAGGACCCGGTCGTTGTCCGCGGGGATGACCTGGCGCCAGTTCGGGTACGGCCCCTCGATCGTGCGGGAGACGATCTCCCACCCCTCGCCACGGAAGCCCAGGTGGTTCTGGGTGCGGGCGACGCGGACCTCCTCCTCCTCGCGCGGCAGGCGCGCCACCATGGCGAGCGCGCGCGGGTGCACGATCACCTCGTGCTCACCGAGCGCCTTGCCGCCGGCGATGCGCGTAACCGAGAGCCGGTGACCGTTGGTGGCCACCATTGCCATCTCGTCGGGGCCCAACTCCCACAGCACGCCGTTCAGGATCGGGCGCGTCTCCTCGGTGGAGGCCGCGAACGAGGTGCGCTCGATCAGCAGCGCGAGCGTGGCGCCGGGGACGGTGAAGTAGTTCTCGTCCCACTGGATCCCGGGCGGGGTCGGGAAC encodes:
- the dnaN gene encoding DNA polymerase III subunit beta, with amino-acid sequence RPRRSRRGTDGTEAGAVSPEAEAGAVVESPAAGAGPEVVGAEAVVEEAHGVTAATGEVETGLDAGVAADAAPATSGHDAQAGADAEVPEGEAPLAMDLGPNEAAEAGTRETALLEPEPVREMEFAVKPQVLKAGLAAVVAGLPTKTTLPVLSNVLIATEGDGLIRMTATDLDTTVTRTVAAAVAKPGAVLVPGKKLQEIAREIPDSCTLDVRLEEDTLHLWCQETRTRYKLATMPVDEFPTPPGIQWDENYFTVPGATLALLIERTSFAASTEETRPILNGVLWELGPDEMAMVATNGHRLSVTRIAGGKALGEHEVIVHPRALAMVARLPREEEEVRVARTQNHLGFRGEGWEIVSRTIEGPYPNWRQVIPADNDRVLIADRGALSAAVRRMAIVASEQTHRIRFSLGGPMLRVSVETPDLGAAHEDVPVDYQGDPLEIGFNAQYLLELLRYLPAGEVRMSFKAPERAAMLRPVEDEDGISTEMLVMPLRLLN